A region of Elusimicrobiota bacterium DNA encodes the following proteins:
- a CDS encoding CCA tRNA nucleotidyltransferase, which produces MSSSASGENPPALFSRVPDLWRERLTRLGGIAAQNHLPAAAVGGCVRDLLLGLNPKDWDVVVEGRAAPLVHSAAKVLSARVVEHPRFMTFTLHFQDGTHLDVATARAETYSQSGALPLVRRATLAEDARRRDFTSNALYLSLSPESGSLLDPTGGQADMKARLLRALHDQSFIDDPTRLHRAARYSSRYGWAVEEKTMGFIREAVSEERPRSVSLVRLRHELFRILEEEDPVPALRSTWEWGLWKFWDADWKLTDVLAQRVKSTPRESPPVQRLAAFLSPHPITAEAALKRFSTPMDLRRRVLAFLAQGQPIERA; this is translated from the coding sequence GTGAGTTCCTCTGCGTCGGGCGAAAATCCCCCGGCTCTTTTTTCCCGGGTTCCGGATCTTTGGCGGGAACGCCTCACCCGGCTCGGCGGAATCGCCGCCCAAAACCATCTCCCCGCCGCCGCCGTGGGGGGCTGTGTGCGGGATCTCCTACTGGGTTTAAATCCGAAAGATTGGGACGTTGTGGTCGAAGGGCGGGCGGCGCCGCTGGTTCACTCCGCCGCCAAGGTCCTTTCCGCCCGGGTGGTCGAGCACCCGCGTTTCATGACCTTCACTCTCCATTTTCAAGACGGCACACACCTGGATGTCGCGACCGCTCGGGCGGAAACCTATTCCCAATCGGGTGCTCTCCCGCTGGTTCGCCGAGCGACGTTGGCCGAGGACGCCCGGCGAAGAGATTTCACCTCGAACGCCCTTTATTTGAGCCTCAGCCCCGAATCCGGTTCTCTCTTGGACCCCACGGGGGGGCAGGCAGACATGAAAGCCCGACTTCTCCGTGCCCTGCACGATCAAAGTTTTATCGACGACCCGACTCGCCTCCACCGCGCGGCCCGTTACTCCTCTCGCTATGGGTGGGCCGTGGAAGAGAAAACCATGGGTTTCATTCGTGAAGCCGTGAGCGAGGAACGTCCCAGATCCGTCAGTCTGGTGAGACTGCGGCATGAGCTATTCCGAATTTTAGAGGAAGAGGATCCGGTTCCCGCTCTCCGTTCCACATGGGAGTGGGGCCTTTGGAAATTCTGGGACGCCGACTGGAAGTTGACCGATGTTCTGGCTCAACGGGTGAAATCCACGCCAAGGGAATCCCCTCCCGTTCAGCGGTTGGCCGCTTTTTTGAGCCCCCATCCAATCACCGCGGAGGCGGCGCTCAAGCGATTTTCCACACCCATGGATTTGCGGAGAAGGGTTCTTGCCTTTCTCGCTCAGGGCCAGCCGATCGAACGCGCGTAG